A genomic region of Microthrixaceae bacterium contains the following coding sequences:
- a CDS encoding amidohydrolase family protein codes for MSDDVIDVEAAPTVLIRNGRVFDGAGSPSVEADVLVRDGVVAAIGLGLVAPAAATVVDADGCWVTPGFIDLHTHYDAELEIAPSLGESVRHGVTTVLIGSCGLSFVMGEPEDLADQFCRVEGVPRDVVLPLLETTKNWDDPSGYLAHLRSLPLGPNVTLFLGHSAVRTSVMGLERAVDASAKPTRSERREMLRLLDEALDAGYLGMSFNTLPWDKLGGDRFNSRPTPSVFATFGEYRSFAKVLRERGRIFQVVPDLQGRWNIPVLMAMSAGVGRPALRMNLLSMLDPVVAHGSHRFIGATTNAFNRVLRGDVRFQAVPLVFDLFVDGLDVPVMEEFGAGTQALAVGDLEARRRLMSDPDFRARFRKQWNNQLAPRAYHRKLDEPVIVGCPDETLVGKTFGEVAAKRGVDAIEAFMDLQAQFGHELRWRTVVANDRPRSVAQIANHPAAIMGFADSGAHLRNMAFYDLPLHLLRLAASADGGGGDDGGGGDDEPVLSPERAVYRMTGEIADYLGIDAGRLVVGGRADIAVVDPATLDERLDNIVEDDSADVVGVDRLVRRHDECVTHVLVNGRLAWSDGAFVEGFGAQGGYGRVLTRVD; via the coding sequence ATGTCCGACGACGTGATTGATGTCGAAGCCGCCCCAACCGTTCTCATCCGCAACGGCCGCGTCTTCGACGGGGCCGGATCGCCTTCGGTGGAAGCTGACGTGCTCGTGCGCGATGGGGTGGTGGCGGCGATCGGTCTCGGGCTCGTCGCACCGGCCGCAGCGACGGTCGTCGATGCCGACGGGTGTTGGGTGACCCCCGGCTTCATCGACCTGCACACGCACTACGACGCCGAGTTGGAGATCGCCCCGAGCCTCGGAGAGTCGGTGCGACACGGCGTCACCACGGTGCTCATCGGCAGTTGCGGACTGTCCTTCGTGATGGGCGAGCCCGAAGACCTCGCGGATCAGTTCTGCCGCGTCGAAGGCGTGCCGCGCGACGTGGTGTTGCCGCTCCTGGAAACCACCAAGAACTGGGACGACCCGAGCGGGTACCTCGCGCACTTGCGGTCGCTGCCACTCGGCCCCAACGTCACGCTGTTTCTCGGGCATTCGGCCGTTCGCACGTCGGTCATGGGTCTGGAACGCGCCGTCGACGCTTCGGCCAAGCCCACCCGGTCCGAACGGCGCGAAATGTTGCGCCTGCTCGACGAGGCGCTCGACGCCGGGTACCTCGGAATGAGTTTCAACACGCTGCCGTGGGACAAGCTCGGCGGCGACCGGTTCAACTCGCGCCCGACGCCGTCGGTGTTCGCGACTTTCGGCGAGTACCGGTCCTTCGCCAAGGTGCTGCGCGAACGGGGACGGATCTTTCAGGTGGTCCCCGATCTTCAGGGGCGCTGGAACATCCCGGTCCTCATGGCGATGTCGGCCGGGGTCGGCCGCCCTGCACTGCGGATGAACCTGTTGTCGATGCTCGATCCGGTGGTGGCACATGGCAGCCACCGGTTCATCGGCGCCACCACGAACGCGTTCAACCGGGTCCTGCGCGGCGACGTGCGCTTCCAGGCGGTGCCGCTGGTGTTCGACCTGTTCGTCGACGGGCTCGACGTGCCGGTGATGGAGGAGTTCGGCGCCGGTACCCAGGCTTTGGCAGTCGGCGATCTCGAGGCTCGTCGACGGCTGATGTCGGACCCGGATTTCCGCGCCCGGTTCCGCAAGCAGTGGAACAACCAACTCGCACCGCGTGCGTATCACCGCAAGCTTGATGAGCCGGTCATCGTCGGCTGCCCCGACGAGACCCTGGTGGGCAAGACCTTCGGTGAGGTGGCGGCGAAACGCGGGGTCGATGCCATCGAGGCGTTCATGGACCTGCAGGCACAGTTCGGCCACGAGTTGCGGTGGCGCACCGTCGTCGCGAACGACCGCCCGCGCTCGGTCGCTCAGATCGCCAACCACCCTGCGGCGATCATGGGGTTCGCCGATTCCGGAGCGCACCTTCGCAACATGGCCTTCTACGACCTGCCCTTGCATCTGTTGCGGCTCGCGGCGAGTGCTGACGGTGGTGGCGGCGACGATGGCGGTGGCGGCGACGATGAACCGGTGCTGAGTCCCGAACGGGCGGTGTATCGCATGACGGGCGAAATCGCCGACTACCTCGGCATCGATGCCGGTCGGCTGGTGGTCGGGGGCCGGGCGGACATCGCGGTCGTCGACCCGGCAACGTTGGATGAGCGGCTCGACAACATCGTCGAGGACGACTCGGCCGATGTCGTCGGGGTCGACCGGTTGGTGCGTCGACACGACGAATGCGTCACCCACGTGCTGGTCAACGGAAGGCTGGCGTGGAGCGACGGGGCCTTCGTCGAGGGGTTCGGGGCACAGGGCGGCTACGGCCGGGTGCTCACACGGGTCGACTGA
- a CDS encoding signal peptidase I has protein sequence MSPVPAIESPRTTSMTAAVDDLAASERSRTRLTAWDVSKMALESVSVFGVVTMSMLCLWVVVPVVVLGWSASAIESGSMRPSIERGDVVLLRPLDRDESLDPGAIIRFRSGGVGDSIIHRVSDVDLDGERYVTQGDANRSVDSDLVPFDEVEGVGALMIPIVGFPMVWIAEGSYWSAALVFVGVLVLLTPVLRPTSPRKGSSSLDSIDRGSVALTAWSFVPNDSRTLTLVPAAEGRAVGSEREV, from the coding sequence ATGTCCCCCGTCCCGGCGATCGAATCGCCTCGCACCACCTCGATGACCGCTGCGGTCGACGATCTGGCGGCGTCTGAGCGTTCGCGTACACGCCTGACCGCGTGGGACGTTTCGAAGATGGCGTTGGAATCGGTGTCGGTGTTCGGGGTCGTGACGATGTCGATGCTGTGCCTGTGGGTCGTGGTGCCGGTCGTGGTGCTCGGGTGGTCGGCCTCCGCGATCGAGTCGGGTTCGATGCGGCCGTCGATCGAACGCGGCGACGTCGTGTTGCTTCGACCCCTCGACCGCGACGAATCCCTGGATCCGGGGGCGATCATCCGGTTCCGATCGGGAGGGGTCGGCGATTCGATCATCCACCGGGTTTCCGATGTCGACCTCGACGGCGAGCGGTACGTCACTCAGGGGGATGCGAATCGCTCGGTCGACAGCGATCTGGTGCCGTTCGACGAGGTCGAAGGGGTCGGTGCGCTCATGATTCCGATCGTCGGATTTCCAATGGTGTGGATCGCCGAGGGCTCGTACTGGAGCGCCGCGCTCGTCTTCGTCGGCGTGCTCGTGTTGCTCACGCCCGTGTTGCGGCCGACGTCGCCCCGAAAAGGATCATCGTCGCTCGACTCGATCGATCGCGGTTCGGTCGCACTGACCGCGTGGTCATTCGTTCCGAACGACTCACGGACCCTCACACTCGTTCCGGCAGCCGAAGGCCGAGCGGTGGGCTCGGAACGGGAAGTGTGA
- a CDS encoding ecdysteroid 22-kinase family protein: MGPIADRPDQLTPAWLTDALRTAGHLQVDSRVATVDMQPIGTGQMCDSMRVRVAFDGETDLPDTFVAKFPSTDASSVAAGKLMRAYEKEVRFYQHLAHSLPVNSPAMYLADIDVDSGSFVLLLEDRSPAVQGDQIAGTTPEVARLAVAELVQLHAPRWGDDSLESFDWMARATRDQRDLLSSMLPTLWQEFLARYGGAVEAHLRRAGGFFVEHIANYLDADVIGTGITHSDYRLDNLLFAPGVFAGTTEGRPTVVDWQTVAYGCAPYDVSYFLGSSVEPPIRREIEWELLAEYHRGLVANGVQDYSQASLEADYRRGTWAGMLIGIVAAVMVERTERGDTMFLTMLDRHARHALDLDADETIR; this comes from the coding sequence ATGGGACCCATCGCAGATCGCCCCGACCAACTCACACCGGCGTGGTTGACCGACGCCCTGCGCACGGCCGGCCATCTGCAGGTCGACTCCCGGGTGGCGACCGTCGACATGCAACCGATCGGCACCGGCCAGATGTGCGACTCGATGCGGGTACGGGTCGCCTTTGACGGCGAAACCGACCTGCCCGACACCTTCGTCGCCAAGTTCCCCTCGACCGACGCCTCCAGCGTCGCCGCCGGAAAGCTCATGCGGGCCTACGAAAAGGAGGTTCGCTTCTATCAGCACCTCGCCCACAGCCTCCCGGTGAATTCCCCGGCCATGTATCTCGCCGATATCGACGTCGACTCGGGGTCGTTCGTGTTGTTGCTCGAGGACCGGTCGCCTGCGGTCCAAGGCGACCAGATCGCGGGCACCACCCCCGAGGTCGCCCGCCTGGCCGTCGCCGAGTTGGTGCAACTCCACGCCCCGCGTTGGGGCGACGACTCGTTGGAGTCCTTCGACTGGATGGCCCGCGCCACCCGCGACCAGCGAGACCTGTTGTCGTCGATGCTGCCGACGTTGTGGCAGGAGTTCCTCGCCCGCTACGGCGGAGCGGTCGAAGCGCACCTTCGTCGGGCCGGCGGGTTCTTCGTCGAACACATCGCCAACTATCTCGACGCCGACGTCATCGGCACCGGCATCACCCACTCCGACTACCGCCTCGACAACCTCCTGTTCGCCCCCGGCGTCTTCGCGGGCACCACCGAGGGGCGCCCGACGGTGGTCGACTGGCAAACGGTCGCCTACGGCTGCGCGCCCTACGACGTCTCGTACTTCCTCGGCTCGAGCGTCGAGCCGCCGATCCGGCGTGAAATCGAGTGGGAACTACTCGCCGAGTACCACCGCGGCCTCGTCGCCAACGGGGTGCAGGACTATTCGCAGGCGTCGCTTGAAGCGGACTACCGACGTGGCACGTGGGCGGGCATGTTGATCGGCATCGTCGCCGCGGTCATGGTCGAACGCACCGAACGCGGCGACACCATGTTTCTCACGATGCTCGATCGCCACGCCCGCCACGCGCTCGACCTCGACGCGGACGAAACCATCCGCTGA
- a CDS encoding SDR family oxidoreductase, which translates to MSRLAVVTGSAGGIGAATATTLEAEGYEVIGVDIAGAEITADLSTPGGRSAMVEAVTERTGGTLDVLVANAGVMNTAEMCLRVNYFGAVATLEGLAPLLARGESPRAVVTVSSSILNVQMPAVVEACLAGDEAQAIELASAPGAMDMAGYPTSKYALARWLRRSAIGDAWAGAGIALNGVAPGIVQTNMTAEMLAHEDSKELADASVPMPFGGYCHPQHVADVIAFLASARPTRICGQILFVDGGADVVLRGDDIWHTAAI; encoded by the coding sequence ATGTCACGTCTCGCAGTCGTCACCGGCTCCGCCGGAGGCATCGGTGCCGCCACCGCCACCACCCTTGAGGCCGAGGGATACGAGGTCATCGGTGTCGACATTGCCGGTGCCGAAATCACCGCAGATCTGTCGACCCCCGGAGGTCGCTCCGCCATGGTTGAGGCCGTCACCGAACGCACCGGCGGGACCCTCGACGTCCTCGTCGCCAACGCCGGCGTCATGAACACCGCCGAGATGTGCCTACGCGTCAACTACTTCGGCGCGGTCGCCACCCTCGAGGGCCTGGCCCCACTGCTGGCCCGCGGGGAGTCCCCCCGAGCGGTCGTCACCGTGAGCTCGTCGATCCTGAACGTGCAGATGCCCGCCGTTGTCGAGGCCTGCCTCGCCGGCGACGAGGCCCAGGCGATCGAGCTCGCAAGCGCGCCCGGCGCCATGGACATGGCCGGCTACCCGACCTCCAAGTACGCGCTGGCGCGCTGGCTGCGTCGCAGCGCGATCGGCGACGCGTGGGCGGGCGCAGGAATCGCGCTCAACGGGGTGGCTCCCGGCATCGTGCAGACGAACATGACCGCGGAGATGTTGGCTCATGAGGACTCCAAGGAGCTCGCCGATGCGTCGGTTCCGATGCCCTTTGGCGGGTACTGCCACCCACAACACGTCGCCGACGTCATCGCCTTTCTCGCCTCCGCCCGCCCCACGCGTATCTGCGGTCAGATCCTGTTCGTCGACGGAGGTGCCGACGTGGTGTTGCGCGGCGACGACATCTGGCACACCGCCGCGATCTGA
- a CDS encoding NADPH:quinone oxidoreductase family protein, with protein MRRVVCTEWGAPEGLEVQEHPDLEPGPGQVVVEVAAAGVNFVDALFVAGTYQIKIPPPFTPGSECAGVISALGEGVEGLDVGDRVIAAGGLGGYASQIAVSAAAVTRVPDDLSLAMAAAVVQSYCTAWFTLTRRISVVSGETVLVLGAGGGVGLAAIDVARSLGATVIAAASSAEKLEAALVAGASATIDYSTEPIKDRARELSPGGVDVVIDPIGGDATEASLRALRFGGRLAVIGFAAGTIPKIPTNQVLLNNRSVVGVDWGAWAMHNPADQGVLLREVLDAVVAGTLSPAAPSERPLDEAAAVLREALDRRVVGKVVLVP; from the coding sequence ATGCGCCGAGTTGTGTGTACCGAGTGGGGGGCTCCAGAGGGTCTTGAGGTCCAGGAACACCCCGACCTCGAACCGGGTCCCGGACAGGTTGTCGTGGAGGTCGCGGCCGCGGGGGTCAACTTCGTCGACGCGCTCTTCGTCGCCGGGACTTATCAGATCAAGATTCCGCCTCCGTTCACGCCGGGAAGCGAGTGCGCCGGGGTGATCAGCGCGCTCGGCGAAGGGGTGGAGGGGCTCGACGTCGGCGATCGAGTCATCGCGGCGGGGGGACTCGGAGGGTACGCGTCGCAGATCGCGGTGTCGGCCGCGGCGGTGACGCGGGTGCCTGACGATCTGTCGCTGGCGATGGCGGCAGCGGTCGTTCAGAGCTACTGCACGGCCTGGTTCACCTTGACCCGGCGCATCAGCGTGGTTTCCGGGGAGACGGTGCTCGTGCTCGGTGCCGGTGGAGGAGTCGGTCTGGCGGCGATCGATGTGGCGCGTTCGCTCGGTGCGACGGTGATCGCAGCGGCGTCGAGCGCCGAGAAACTCGAGGCGGCGCTGGTCGCCGGAGCGAGCGCGACGATCGACTATTCGACCGAGCCGATTAAGGACCGCGCCCGCGAGTTGTCGCCCGGAGGGGTGGATGTCGTCATCGACCCGATCGGCGGCGATGCGACCGAGGCGTCGCTGCGAGCGCTGCGATTCGGCGGGCGGTTGGCGGTCATCGGATTCGCTGCCGGAACGATCCCGAAGATCCCCACCAATCAGGTGCTGTTGAACAACCGCTCGGTGGTCGGTGTCGACTGGGGGGCGTGGGCGATGCACAACCCGGCCGATCAGGGCGTGTTGTTGCGCGAGGTGCTCGATGCCGTCGTAGCGGGGACGCTTTCGCCGGCGGCGCCGAGCGAGCGGCCACTCGACGAGGCGGCCGCGGTGTTGCGCGAGGCCCTCGATCGTCGGGTGGTCGGCAAGGTGGTGCTCGTTCCCTGA
- a CDS encoding DNA polymerase domain-containing protein, with product MAKAPAGLVNAAGREIRVSSPDRIVFEATDRTPAITKLQVCEYFAAVGETMMASLGERPTALERWPDGWRDGMRLALGPQDPDGAGFYQKRLPRGAPEFIETVRVTFPSGRTADELCPTEPAAFVWAAQMGTLTFHPWPVRRRDVDHPDEFRIDLDPQPGTGFSDAVRVAGVARELLEELGLRGFAKTSGNRGIHIYVRIQPRWSFEDVRHAAIGFGRELERRDGGVTTAWWKELRGSRIFVDFNQNNRDRTIAGAYSIRARAGAPVSMPIAWDRLGDLEDPTQFNLLTVPDLLASEGDPWREMEDVEYSLDPLLQLWQTLPGGELNFPPDYPKMPGEPPRVQPSRKVESHWDAQGRRIGP from the coding sequence ATGGCCAAGGCTCCAGCAGGGTTGGTGAACGCGGCGGGTCGTGAGATTCGAGTGTCGAGCCCGGACCGCATCGTGTTCGAGGCGACCGACCGGACGCCCGCCATCACGAAGTTGCAGGTGTGCGAGTACTTCGCTGCGGTCGGCGAGACGATGATGGCCTCGCTGGGGGAGCGGCCGACCGCGCTCGAGCGTTGGCCCGACGGCTGGCGTGACGGGATGCGCCTGGCGCTCGGCCCGCAGGACCCGGACGGCGCCGGCTTCTACCAGAAGCGCCTTCCGCGGGGAGCCCCCGAGTTCATCGAAACCGTGCGGGTCACCTTTCCTAGCGGTCGAACCGCGGACGAGCTTTGTCCGACCGAGCCGGCGGCGTTCGTGTGGGCCGCACAGATGGGGACCTTGACGTTTCACCCGTGGCCGGTGCGCCGCCGCGACGTCGATCATCCCGACGAGTTCCGCATCGATCTCGACCCGCAGCCGGGTACCGGGTTCTCCGATGCTGTGCGGGTGGCCGGTGTGGCGCGGGAGCTTCTCGAGGAACTGGGTCTTCGCGGCTTCGCGAAGACGAGTGGGAACCGCGGCATTCACATCTACGTGCGGATTCAACCGCGCTGGTCCTTTGAGGACGTGCGCCACGCGGCCATCGGGTTCGGACGCGAACTCGAACGGCGCGACGGCGGCGTGACGACCGCCTGGTGGAAGGAGCTTCGCGGGTCGCGGATCTTCGTCGATTTCAACCAGAACAACCGCGACCGCACGATCGCCGGGGCCTACAGCATCCGGGCCCGGGCGGGTGCGCCGGTGTCGATGCCGATTGCGTGGGATCGGCTTGGCGACCTGGAGGACCCGACGCAGTTCAATCTCCTCACCGTCCCGGACCTGCTGGCCTCCGAGGGTGACCCGTGGCGCGAGATGGAAGACGTTGAGTATTCGCTCGATCCGCTGTTGCAGCTCTGGCAGACCCTGCCCGGCGGTGAGCTCAACTTCCCGCCGGATTACCCCAAGATGCCGGGCGAGCCCCCACGCGTGCAGCCCTCGCGCAAGGTCGAGTCTCACTGGGACGCGCAGGGCCGACGCATCGGACCGTAA
- a CDS encoding cytochrome P450, giving the protein MNDSSSAGFGLSGDSLADELASIEFWTQPLESRAARLAEIREIAPFVHTYQPNPLTLENEWYWLSTRYDDVIEISRRPKEFCSGQGSVSIADMPTDIMEFFGSFIVMDDPRHARQRGIVSRNFGPRQLQGLLDSVQHVADEVIDRFCEQGEVDLVSAFSEPFPLLIICDMMGIPRSEFDSVLRCTNVILGAGDPDTVGEGEDLFTALIGAGTELSVLLGELARDRRANPKDDLTSALVNAEPGEDVLTPEELAPFFILLAVAGNDTTRNAITYGVDFLTRNPDQRAIWQGDIDGVTPTAVEEIVRMGSPVTFMRRTATCEVTLSGHDFHEGDKVVMLYGAANRDPREFADPERFDVRRSPNNHVGFGGPGPHFCLGAHLARRELSVAFRTFFNRLGDMEATAPAVPLNALGVPLVSGIKSLPVRFTPSKPLG; this is encoded by the coding sequence ATGAACGATTCATCATCGGCCGGTTTCGGCTTGAGTGGAGACTCCCTGGCGGACGAACTTGCGTCGATTGAGTTCTGGACTCAACCGCTCGAGAGCCGAGCCGCGCGTCTCGCGGAGATCCGTGAGATCGCACCGTTCGTGCACACCTACCAGCCCAACCCGCTCACGCTGGAAAACGAGTGGTACTGGCTGAGCACCCGTTACGACGACGTGATCGAGATCAGTCGGCGTCCCAAGGAGTTCTGTTCGGGGCAGGGTTCGGTGTCGATCGCCGACATGCCCACCGACATCATGGAGTTCTTCGGCAGCTTCATCGTGATGGACGACCCGCGCCACGCACGACAGCGGGGCATCGTCAGCCGCAATTTCGGCCCGCGGCAGTTGCAGGGCCTCCTCGACTCGGTGCAACACGTCGCCGATGAGGTGATCGACCGGTTCTGCGAACAGGGCGAGGTCGACCTGGTGTCGGCGTTCAGCGAGCCGTTTCCGCTGCTGATCATCTGCGACATGATGGGCATTCCCCGCAGCGAGTTCGACAGCGTGTTGCGGTGCACCAACGTCATCTTGGGTGCGGGCGATCCCGACACGGTCGGCGAAGGCGAGGATCTGTTCACCGCACTCATCGGGGCGGGCACCGAACTGTCGGTGCTGCTCGGCGAACTCGCGAGAGACCGTCGCGCCAATCCGAAGGACGACCTGACCTCGGCGCTGGTGAACGCTGAGCCCGGCGAGGACGTGCTGACGCCGGAGGAACTGGCGCCGTTCTTCATCCTCTTGGCGGTGGCCGGCAACGATACGACGCGCAACGCCATCACCTACGGGGTCGACTTCCTGACCCGCAACCCCGATCAGCGGGCGATCTGGCAAGGCGACATCGACGGCGTCACCCCGACCGCGGTGGAGGAGATCGTGCGGATGGGCTCACCGGTCACCTTCATGAGGCGAACCGCGACCTGTGAGGTGACGTTGTCGGGACACGACTTCCACGAGGGGGACAAGGTCGTCATGTTGTACGGCGCGGCGAACCGTGACCCCCGCGAGTTTGCGGACCCTGAGCGTTTCGACGTGCGTCGGTCCCCGAACAACCACGTCGGCTTCGGCGGACCGGGTCCCCATTTCTGCCTCGGAGCGCACCTCGCCCGTCGCGAACTGTCGGTGGCGTTTCGCACCTTCTTCAATCGCTTGGGCGACATGGAGGCGACGGCGCCGGCGGTGCCGCTCAATGCGTTGGGCGTTCCCCTGGTGAGTGGCATCAAGTCGCTGCCGGTGCGGTTCACCCCGTCCAAACCGCTCGGCTGA
- a CDS encoding GGDEF domain-containing protein: MGTARFSRSDGSVKRRPLETVELSIRGVRWAAIALVTAWMASSIGRLDVTTALTALVAPLALLAANLLSVRTARSSSVSRLIWLQLFLGVVAVVAMTLAIRPGGGSPMWAVIAFPVLEGAMRFQFGGAVMCWIAVATPLFIDRIMRWQPGDGVQPMTDLANRAGIALVLGMVAGHLAQHLVEEMYIVADEHEEAERRARLLAVLTVASARLASSSSSVLSTTAIESVVELGYEAATLIVTWEGDPSPTIVEEYGSTGLIPEGVADTVAHRSPRDIVDLASGGSAVGAADDTADDTASTADGLDGSPAKILGVVGRNGGRSMLLIVSSPTRNRARDQAFEVLVAYLAAALATVVRERDVAATERRLRHEATHDHLTGLLNRAGLASLAQEAVGDPGAATRLIGFIDLDGFKAINDTLGHEVGDAVLHAVGLRLDRLFGEDHWLARLGGDEFVVVSPPNPGVTEDEFSASVERIFSDPVATAKGSVEARGSVGVARFDPALDPSQQWRRADAEMYAAKAARKAQRHDAQRAASGVVERGDRGGHVERDKSALLVPLDERV; encoded by the coding sequence ATGGGGACGGCCCGTTTCTCCAGAAGCGACGGTTCGGTCAAACGCCGGCCGCTCGAGACCGTCGAATTGTCGATTCGGGGTGTTCGGTGGGCGGCGATCGCGCTCGTCACGGCATGGATGGCGTCCTCGATCGGACGTCTTGACGTCACGACCGCCTTGACGGCACTCGTCGCTCCGTTGGCGTTGTTGGCGGCGAACCTGTTGTCGGTGCGCACGGCACGGTCGTCGTCGGTGTCGCGGCTGATATGGCTCCAGTTGTTCCTTGGAGTCGTGGCGGTCGTGGCGATGACGTTGGCCATTCGCCCCGGAGGCGGCAGCCCGATGTGGGCGGTGATCGCCTTTCCCGTGCTCGAGGGGGCGATGCGGTTCCAGTTCGGCGGCGCGGTCATGTGCTGGATCGCCGTGGCGACACCGTTGTTCATCGATCGGATCATGCGCTGGCAGCCCGGTGACGGGGTCCAGCCGATGACCGACTTGGCGAACCGAGCGGGGATCGCGTTGGTGCTCGGCATGGTGGCCGGTCACCTGGCCCAGCACCTGGTCGAGGAGATGTACATCGTCGCCGATGAGCATGAGGAGGCCGAGCGCCGGGCTCGACTGCTGGCGGTACTGACGGTCGCGAGTGCGCGCTTGGCGTCGTCGAGTTCGTCGGTGCTTTCCACGACTGCGATCGAATCGGTGGTCGAGTTGGGTTATGAGGCAGCGACGCTGATCGTCACCTGGGAGGGCGACCCGAGCCCGACGATTGTCGAGGAGTACGGCTCGACCGGGTTAATTCCCGAAGGCGTGGCGGACACCGTCGCCCACCGGTCGCCTCGCGACATCGTCGATCTGGCGAGCGGTGGCAGTGCGGTCGGTGCTGCCGATGACACTGCCGATGACACTGCCAGCACTGCCGACGGGCTCGATGGGTCTCCGGCGAAGATCCTCGGCGTCGTCGGCCGCAACGGTGGCAGGTCGATGCTGCTCATCGTATCGTCGCCAACCCGAAATCGGGCCCGGGACCAGGCCTTCGAGGTGCTCGTGGCCTATCTTGCCGCCGCGCTCGCGACCGTCGTTCGAGAGCGCGACGTCGCGGCGACCGAGCGTCGCTTGCGCCACGAGGCGACCCACGACCATCTCACCGGGTTGCTCAACCGGGCCGGACTCGCGTCGCTGGCTCAAGAGGCGGTCGGCGACCCCGGTGCGGCAACGCGACTGATCGGATTCATCGACCTCGATGGGTTCAAGGCGATCAATGACACCCTCGGCCATGAGGTCGGCGATGCCGTGCTGCACGCGGTCGGGCTCCGACTCGATCGGCTCTTCGGGGAGGATCACTGGCTTGCCCGTCTCGGCGGCGACGAGTTCGTCGTCGTGAGCCCGCCCAACCCCGGGGTGACCGAGGACGAGTTCTCGGCGTCGGTCGAGCGGATCTTCAGCGACCCGGTGGCGACCGCGAAGGGTTCGGTGGAGGCTCGCGGTTCGGTGGGTGTGGCGCGGTTCGACCCGGCGCTCGACCCCTCGCAGCAGTGGCGTCGAGCCGATGCGGAGATGTACGCCGCCAAGGCGGCGCGCAAGGCGCAACGCCACGACGCCCAGAGGGCCGCGTCGGGTGTTGTCGAGCGTGGTGACCGTGGTGGCCATGTCGAACGGGACAAAAGTGCATTGCTTGTTCCTTTGGACGAACGGGTGTAA
- a CDS encoding NDMA-dependent alcohol dehydrogenase, protein METQAAILWEPGAKWSVETITLDPPKAGEVLVEMVASGMCHSDDHARTSDLPAVTPLIGGHEGSGIVMEVGEGVTRVKPGDHVVFSFVPACGHCISCADGHSNLCDNGAALLVGAQLDGTSRHHAQDGTDLWTMVCLGTFAKHTVVNEMSCVKIEDDIPLELACLVGCGVTTGWGSSVYAADVQPGDNVAVIGVGGIGAAAVQGARLAGARNIFAIDPVEFKREQAMKFGATHTIASIGEALELIQQVTWGRMCDKIICAVGVGQGEQIGPIMQLCAKRGRVVVTNIHPASETSIDISLCDLTLMEKQLVGTIFGSANPNSDIPRLMHLYRSGQLDLAGMVTREYALEDINDGFADMLAGNNIRGVLRYK, encoded by the coding sequence ATGGAGACTCAGGCAGCGATCCTGTGGGAGCCCGGGGCGAAGTGGAGCGTCGAGACGATCACGCTCGATCCGCCCAAGGCCGGCGAGGTACTCGTCGAGATGGTCGCCTCGGGCATGTGCCATTCCGATGACCACGCTCGTACCAGCGATCTACCGGCGGTGACGCCGCTCATCGGCGGACACGAGGGGTCGGGCATCGTCATGGAGGTCGGCGAGGGAGTCACCCGCGTCAAACCCGGCGATCACGTCGTGTTCTCGTTCGTTCCGGCCTGCGGGCACTGCATCTCGTGTGCCGACGGGCATTCCAACCTGTGCGACAACGGTGCAGCGCTGCTCGTCGGCGCCCAACTCGACGGCACGAGCCGCCACCACGCGCAGGACGGCACGGATCTGTGGACGATGGTGTGCCTCGGCACGTTCGCGAAGCACACGGTCGTCAACGAGATGTCGTGTGTGAAGATCGAGGACGACATCCCGCTCGAGCTGGCTTGCCTCGTCGGCTGCGGCGTGACGACCGGGTGGGGTTCGTCGGTGTACGCGGCGGACGTCCAGCCGGGAGACAACGTCGCGGTGATCGGCGTCGGCGGCATCGGCGCCGCCGCGGTTCAGGGCGCCCGCCTCGCCGGTGCGCGCAACATCTTCGCCATCGACCCGGTCGAGTTCAAACGTGAGCAGGCGATGAAGTTCGGCGCGACCCACACCATCGCGAGCATCGGTGAGGCGCTCGAGTTGATTCAGCAGGTCACGTGGGGGCGGATGTGCGACAAGATCATCTGTGCCGTGGGCGTCGGCCAGGGGGAACAGATCGGGCCGATCATGCAGCTGTGCGCCAAGCGTGGCCGTGTGGTGGTCACCAACATTCACCCGGCGTCGGAGACCTCCATCGACATCTCGCTGTGTGATTTGACGCTCATGGAAAAGCAGCTCGTCGGCACGATCTTCGGTTCGGCGAATCCGAATTCTGACATTCCTCGCCTCATGCACCTGTATCGCAGCGGTCAACTCGACCTCGCGGGGATGGTGACCCGGGAGTATGCCCTCGAAGACATCAACGATGGATTCGCCGACATGCTTGCCGGAAACAACATCCGAGGGGTACTCCGCTACAAGTAG